The Plantibacter sp. Leaf314 genome includes a window with the following:
- a CDS encoding isochorismatase family protein, with translation MARALFIIDVQNDFTEGGALGVTGGENVAGGITQLLAEHGDDYAHVFASRDWHDAEGDNGGHFAAGEPDYTTTWPVHCVAGSEGAEYHHALDTKAVDTHIRKGQGAHGYSIFEGVTPEGRRLEEVLADAQITEVDVVGLATDYCVRRSALDAIGHGLQVRVLTDLVAPVDEAAGAAALAEIVEAGGVLVTR, from the coding sequence GTGGCGCGCGCGCTCTTCATCATCGACGTACAGAACGACTTCACCGAGGGCGGTGCGCTCGGGGTGACCGGTGGCGAGAACGTCGCCGGAGGGATCACGCAGCTCCTCGCGGAGCACGGCGACGACTACGCGCACGTGTTCGCCTCCCGCGACTGGCACGACGCCGAGGGCGACAACGGCGGCCACTTCGCCGCGGGCGAGCCCGACTACACGACCACCTGGCCCGTGCACTGTGTCGCCGGGAGCGAGGGGGCCGAGTACCACCACGCGCTCGACACCAAGGCGGTCGACACCCACATCCGGAAGGGGCAGGGAGCCCACGGGTACTCGATCTTCGAGGGCGTCACCCCGGAGGGCCGGCGCCTGGAGGAGGTCCTCGCGGACGCCCAGATCACGGAGGTCGACGTCGTCGGCCTGGCGACCGACTACTGCGTCCGCCGGAGTGCGCTCGACGCCATCGGGCACGGCCTGCAGGTCCGGGTGCTCACCGACCTCGTGGCGCCGGTCGACGAGGCCGCCGGAGCGGCGGCGCTCGCCGAGATCGTCGAGGCCGGGGGCGTGCTCGTCACGCGCTGA